One window of the Anomalospiza imberbis isolate Cuckoo-Finch-1a 21T00152 chromosome 24, ASM3175350v1, whole genome shotgun sequence genome contains the following:
- the TTC36 gene encoding tetratricopeptide repeat protein 36 codes for MATANDRAVLQTIFNPSTPFGDIPGLDEEEEDVQDEVEAFPLELLDQVRELELQGVSAAESGDISTALERFGEAIRLLPERASAYNNRAQALRLRGDVAGALQDLDAAIRLSRGRGRAACQSLVQRGLIRRLQARDEDARRDLERAARLGSAFARQQLVLLNPYSALCNQMLCEMLGRLRNPDGAGSD; via the exons ATGGCCACGGCGAACGACAGGGCCGTCCTGCAGACCATCTTTAACCCCAGCACCCCTTTTGGGGATATCCCAGGCttggatgaggaggaggaggatgtcCAGGACGAAG TGGAAGCTTTTccgctggagctgctggatcaAGTccgggagctggagctgcagggggtTTCTGCGGCTGAGTCGGGAGACATAAGCACGGCCCTGGAGCGGTTCGGTGAGGCCATTCGCCTGCTGCCTGAGCGCGCCTCGGCCTACAATAACCGAGCCCAAGCCCTACGCTTGCGCGGAGACGTGGCAG GTGCCCTGCAGGACCTGGACGCTGCCATACGCCTGAGCCGCGGCCGCGGGCGCGCCGCCTGCCAGAGCTTGGTGCAGCGCGGCCTCATCCGCCGGCTGCAGGCGCGGGACGAGGATGCGCGGCGGGACCTGGAGCGCGCGGCGCGCCTGGGCAGCGCCTTCGCCCGGCAGCAGCTCGTGCTGCTCAACCCCTACTCCGCGCTCTGCAACCAGATGCTCTGCGAGATGCTCGGTCGGCTGCGCAACCCCGATGGAGCTGGAAGCGACTGA